A window from Culex pipiens pallens isolate TS chromosome 3, TS_CPP_V2, whole genome shotgun sequence encodes these proteins:
- the LOC120415887 gene encoding atypical kinase COQ8B, mitochondrial-like → MSRAQDAIALLRAVKIVAEAVAKTQGDHARHLLANSSIRELLEKQLRQGEDTVKALLANPNKELEKAGGLLKETLERTAVVAEGLKQLSAISLPKVGSPGPAFEFGKAVFPVQQDGAIPKEKASDIASLDISQITLKELESILSEHNKNRQIKLSYDNGRTPEPTVKKTDPEPPVQPVKPKPVEYKVPPPTTKDEKVIADMMKVVSSYGPSSTAEPTATPTPIDLPQLSSVAKQRKVPSSRVARLASFGNLFAGLGLGTINELAKGALGLGGTLDPKQALFSPANAERIVDTLCKVRGAALKLGQILSIQDSNVVSPQLIKAFERVRQAADYMPDWQVEKQLVQELGPDWRKKLATFDQTPFAAASIGQVHRGVLHDGTEVAIKIQYPGVAKSISSDIDNLVSMLKVWNVFPAGVFIDNVVAVAKRELNWEVDYTREAEYTERFAEMIQHMPEFRVPKVIRELTSQYVLTTELVPGVPMDKCFNLSQDHRDHIARSVMKLVLNELFTFRCMQTDPNWSNFLYDASTRQIMLIDFGATRFYQKPFMDDYMRVIEAATRNDRQRILELSRKMGFLTGYETTAMENAHVDAVLILGEVFSVEGEFEFGKQSTTKKIAALVPVMIAHRLCPPPEEIYSLHRKLSGVFLLCARLNAKIDCRPLFEEVASNYKFD, encoded by the exons ATGTCTCGTGCTCAGGACGCGATTGCCTTGCTGCGTGCGGTGAAGATCGTGGCCGAGGCGGTGGCCAAAACTCAGGGCGACCATGCCCGGCATCTGCTGGCCAACTCGAGCATCCGTGAACTGCTCGAAAAACAGCTGCGCCAGGGCGAGGACACGGTCAAGGCACTGCTGGCGAACCCCAACAAGGAGCTGGAGAAGGCCGGCGGGCTGCTGAAGGAAACGCTGGAGCGGACGGCCGTGGTGGCCGAGGGGTTGAAACAGCTGTCGGCTATATCGCTGCCGAAGGTGGGGTCACCGGGGCCGGCCTTCGAGTTTGGGAAGGCGGTGTTTCCCGTACAACAAGATGGTGCGATTCCGAAGGAGAAAGCTTCTGATATTG CAAGCTTGGACATATCACAAATTACGCTCAAAGAATTGGAATCAATTCTATCTGAGCACAACAAAAATCGACAGATCAAGCTGTCCTACGATAACGGTAGAACTCCAGAACCGACGGTCAAGAAGACTGACCCGGAGCCTCCGGTGCAACCGGTAAAACCGAAGCCCGTTGAGTACAAGGTTCCACCACCAACAACGAAGGATGAAAAAGTAATAGCCGACATGATGAAGGTAGTCTCCTCGTACGGACCTTCAAGCACAGCAGAACCAACAGCCACACCCACACCAATCGATCTACCTCAGCTAAGTTCGGTTGCAAAACAGCGCAAGGTACCGTCCTCCCGAGTCGCCCGTCTGGCCTCGTTTGGAAACCTGTTTGCCGGCCTAGGACTCGGCACAATCAACGAGCTCGCCAAAGGTGCCCTCGGCCTCGGAGGAACGCTCGACCCCAAGCAGGCCCTCTTCAGCCCTGCGAACGCCGAACGAATCGTGGACACGCTGTGCAAAGTTCGCGGAGCTGCCCTCAAACTTGGCCAGATCCTCAGCATTCAAGACTCGAACGTCGTCTCACCCCAGCTGATAAAAGCGTTCGAGAGAGTTCGCCAAGCTGCCGACTACATGCCAGATTGGCAGGTCGAGAAACAGCTCGTGCAAGAGCTCGGGCCCGATTGGCGCAAGAAGCTTGCCACCTTCGACCAGACTCCCTTCGCGGCGGCCTCTATCGGCCAGGTGCACCGCGGAGTGCTGCATGATGGAACCGAGGTTGCCATCAAGATCCAATACCCGGGCGTGGCCAAAAGCATCAGCAGTGACATCGACAATCTGGTGTCGATGCTTAAAGTGTGGAACGTGTTCCCCGCGGGCGTGTTTATCGACAACGTGGTGGCGGTGGCCAAGCGAGAGCTCAACTGGGAGGTTGATTacacccgggaggcggagtacACGGAACGTTTTGCGGAGATGATTCAGCACATGCCCGAGTTTAGGGTGCCCAAGGTGATCCGCGAGCTGACGTCGCAGTACGTGCTGACGACGGAACTGGTGCCGGGGGTGCCGATGGATAAGTGCTTCAATTTGAg CCAGGACCACCGCGACCACATCGCCCGCTCGGTGATGAAGCTGGTGCTGAACGAGCTGTTCACGTTCCGGTGCATGCAAACCGACCCCAACTGGTCCAACTTTCTGTACGACGCCAGCACGCGACAGATCATGCTGATCGATTTCGGCGCGACGCGCTTCTACCAGAAGCCGTTCATGGATGACTACATGAGG GTCATTGAAGCCGCCACCAGAAACGACCGCCAGCGCATTTTGGAGCTGTCGCGCAAGATGGGCTTCCTGACCGGGTACGAAACCACGGCCATGGAGAATGCCCACGTGGACGCGGTGCTTATTCTGGGCGAAGTGTTCAGCGTGGagggtgagtttgagtttgGCAAGCAAAGCACCACCAAGAAGATTGCCGCGCTGGTTCCGGTGATGATCGCCCACCGGCTGTGTCCACCGCCGGAGGAAATCTACTCGCTGCACCGTAAGCTGTCCGGAGTGTTTTTGCTGTGCGCCAGGTTGAACGCCAAGATTGACTGCCGGCCCCTGTTCGAAGAGGTTGCGAGCAACTACAAATTCGACTAA
- the LOC120415888 gene encoding general odorant-binding protein 28a-like, whose protein sequence is MNRLQLAVALVIFLAAHAFAQTDEEVLEIRRNLAQSCKEREGASDGDVEGLITAVEPVTRVQKCLQSCVQQQHGVSDGRRFLKEGYLALMRVVVGTDQLRQRIVEEAADECIGVENEDRCQLAIDIMTCVKQALQKRGLRSKN, encoded by the exons ATGAATCGTTTGCAATTAGCGGTCGCTCTGGTGATTTTCCTAGCAGCTCACGCTTTTGCGCAG ACAGACGAGGAGGTGCTTGAAATACGACGAAATTTGGCGCAAAGTTGCAAGGAGCGGGAAGGTGCCTCCGATGGGGACGTTGAGGGACTGATAACGGCGGTCGAGCCCGTAACGAGGGTTCAGAAGTGTTTGCAGTCGTGTGTTCAGCAGCAGCACGGCGTTTCGGACGGGAGACGATTCCTGAAGGAAGGCTATCTGGCACTTATGCGGGTGGTCGTTGGAACGGACCAGCTGAGACAGCGCATCGTCGAGGAAGCTGCAGACGAGTGCATTGGGGTAGAGAACGAGGATCGCTGCCAGTTGGCGATCGATATCATGACCTGCGTCAAACAGGCACTGCAGAAGAGAGGGTTGCGGTCGAAGAATTGA
- the LOC120415961 gene encoding general odorant-binding protein 19d-like isoform X2 has translation MCRLQVVIVVLVLVVQVYSQGPFKEILLAVRRGMLQDCKESLGATDADVEHIINANEPENQVQKCLAHCAMKQFGILHGRKFNKQGFASVAKLVIFLDKRKSRYVDQVADECDKIDNEDLCELGAELYMCAVTGLRKRGIQL, from the exons ATGTGTCGCTTGCAGGTTGTAATTGTTGTTCTAGTGCTTGTGGTCCAAGTTTATTCCCAG GGACCGTTTAAGGAAATCCTTCTTGCAGTAAGACGTGGCATGCTTCAGGACTGCAAGGAATCGCTAGGAGCTACGGATGCAGACGTTGAGCATATCATAAACGCGAATGAACCTGAGAATCAGGTTCAGAAGTGCCTTGCCCATTGTGCGATGAAACAGTTTGGAATCTTGCACGGAAGAAAGTTTAACAAGCAGGGCTTTGCCTCCGTTGCAAAGTTGGTTATTTTCCTGGACAAGCGGAAGTCACGATACGTCGATCAGGTCGCGGATGAGTgcgacaaaatcgacaacgaGGACCTTTGTGAGCTGGGGGCCGAATTGTACATGTGTGCAGTGACGGGATTGCGGAAGAGAGGAATACAGCTGTAG
- the LOC120415961 gene encoding general odorant-binding protein 19d-like isoform X1 encodes MCRLQVVIVVLVLVVQVYSQVGPFKEILLAVRRGMLQDCKESLGATDADVEHIINANEPENQVQKCLAHCAMKQFGILHGRKFNKQGFASVAKLVIFLDKRKSRYVDQVADECDKIDNEDLCELGAELYMCAVTGLRKRGIQL; translated from the exons ATGTGTCGCTTGCAGGTTGTAATTGTTGTTCTAGTGCTTGTGGTCCAAGTTTATTCCCAGGTA GGACCGTTTAAGGAAATCCTTCTTGCAGTAAGACGTGGCATGCTTCAGGACTGCAAGGAATCGCTAGGAGCTACGGATGCAGACGTTGAGCATATCATAAACGCGAATGAACCTGAGAATCAGGTTCAGAAGTGCCTTGCCCATTGTGCGATGAAACAGTTTGGAATCTTGCACGGAAGAAAGTTTAACAAGCAGGGCTTTGCCTCCGTTGCAAAGTTGGTTATTTTCCTGGACAAGCGGAAGTCACGATACGTCGATCAGGTCGCGGATGAGTgcgacaaaatcgacaacgaGGACCTTTGTGAGCTGGGGGCCGAATTGTACATGTGTGCAGTGACGGGATTGCGGAAGAGAGGAATACAGCTGTAG
- the LOC120415958 gene encoding general odorant-binding protein 19d-like produces MSRLKVALVLAVLVLAHVQADEASDKEQVKEQAMQMLRSMAQTCKEAEGASDDDVEAMIDDVMPESQVQKCFHSCVQQQFGVSDGQKFLKQGFLEIMMMAVGDDKQQQGHAKEVAEECDGVANEDRCQLAVDIMTCVKQGMEKRSMKVDR; encoded by the exons ATGAGTCGCTTGAAAGTGGCGTTGGTTTTGGCGGTTCTCGTGCTTGCACACGTTCAg GCCGATGAGGCTTCAGACAAAGAGCAGGTCAAGGAGCAGGCCATGCAGATGCTGCGAAGTATGGCCCAGACGTGCAAGGAAGCCGAGGGGGCGTCCGACGATGACGTAGAGGCCATGATAGATGACGTCATGCCGGAAAGCCAGGTGCAGAAATGCTTTCACTCGTGCGTGCAGCAACAGTTTGGCGTTTCCGACGGGCAAAAGTTCCTCAAGCAGGGCTTTCTGGAGATCATGATGATGGCCGTGGGAGATGACAAGCAACAGCAGGGCCACGCCAAAGAGGTCGCGGAGGAGTGTGACGGTGTTGCGAACGAGGACCGGTGTCAGCTGGCCGTTGACATCATGACCTGCGTGAAACAGGGCATGGAAAAACGGAGCATGAAGGTGGATCGGTGA
- the LOC120415939 gene encoding LOW QUALITY PROTEIN: uncharacterized protein LOC120415939 (The sequence of the model RefSeq protein was modified relative to this genomic sequence to represent the inferred CDS: inserted 1 base in 1 codon), which produces MAQHNFTKRSTIIQTELPFTVIHLEHTPAIQDNPMFQAIELGSTVFVVDEDAAISFLDKFIPFHDYAMFRNPGKYLIITIYSVGAEANDLLEKIRLHPTILEIANLLIVVPNGKVFELITHRWVGDPPGALELLHLDTYQPDSGTFVDGNDLFPDKMNNLMGKTIRLAAFYLLPWIMMRQKDDGVVRYLNQSYTIDGIDGYMLVQFCIRFNCTWDLSVDQYWQYGQVFENRTGNGMTGALVARKVDFALAAMGSWFQLFKYFSFSISIQWIGITTLTPKPKLIPAWKIIFLMFSGPVWTLVIVTYIFYSTFLYLLPTSIGRNSARNKKGITWNLLNVFAGFLLLPSVSRRSRASEVIVSITLHIFTLIVGYVYIGQTHSIRAFPVFQPPVDTVKDLALSNLRWNAPHEVWTYMISQSQDPYMKMILSAFHVAPIPALKTLADEGNEPLCMAALHNGNFMVGPWFTADNIENYRMMSEYLYFEYDTAYATKTWPLLPNFDDLTGWMRDVCLFQYVELVDVFRYMDYRVQTSIKHSRDRQKSELKPFKVGDIESGLIIIGVGYFMAFVSFIFEFVFKYFERKRLVKRLATKWKAPIQTALPMTVVNFDDKSTNSTLIDAINLGSTVFLTDEGSVLNFLDLFIPAHDECMFRNPVKYLIVSIGCTGSVQKQLLDDIQNHPAILEIANLLLVVTVDDSFELITHRWVGNPPECLDFLLLDKYFPENDSFLNEAYLFPNKFDDLMGKTMKVATFYLLPWAMMRKTDDGIVQYLNQTYTIDGLDGHILVQFCQWYNCTWDLSVDQYWQYGQVFENHTGNGMIGALVERKVDFAIGAVGGWFQLFKYFSFSTPIQWIGVTSLAPKPELIPSWTIIFLMFSKPVWFVLIATFILCSLLLYVIPKVMNPNDPTTQSKDLSRCFLSVLASLLLLPAPLRRNRPSDVIFVVALLSFCLLVASIYISKIHSILAFPIFQPPIDTIYDLAVSEIPWNAPHEAWMYALVGTENPYVKKILTTFRVAPIPDLHTKANEGSEALVMAELNYGHYMVGTWVTAQNVENYRLMTEFIYFEYDTGYATKTWPMLDRFDYLTMWIRDACLYQYVELNEVYNYMDYWVETSIAHSRDHPPNELKPFVVEDITGGLIILGIGYLIAVVVFVLEIIIXFWKTTNEDVKFHHNMSG; this is translated from the exons ATGGCCCAGCACAACTTCACGAAACGTTCAACGATCATTCAAACCGAGCTTCCCTTCACGGTAATCCATCTCGAACATACGCCCGCAATCCAAGACAACCCAATGTTCCAAGCAATCGAACTTGGAAGCACTGTTTTCGTTGTTGATGAAGACGCTGCCATTAGTTTTCTCGACAAGTTCATTCCGTTTCATGACTATGCAATGTTCAGAAATCCTGGAAAATACCTGATCATTACGATTTATTCTGTTGGCGCTGAAGCTAATGATCTACTGGAGAAAATACGATTGCATCCAACAATTCTTGAGATTGCGAATTTGCTCATCGTCGTTCCGAATGGCAAAGTGTTTGAATTGATTACCCATCGTTGGGTAGGGGATCCCCCGGGGGCGTTGGAGTTGCTACATTTGGATACTTATCAACCGGACAGTGGCACATTCGTTGATGGCAATGACCTGTTCCCGGACAAGATGAACAATCTGATGGGTAAGACAATCCGGCTTGCGGCATTCTATCTGCTTCCTTGGATCATGATGCGTCAAAAAGATGATGGAGTCGTACGGTATCTGAATCAATCGTACACTATAGATGGTATCGACGGGTACATGCTGGTACAGTTTTGTATACGATTCAACTGCACTTGGGATTTATCAGTTG ATCAATACTGGCAGTATGGACAAGTGTTTGAGAATCGTACCGGAAATGGAATGACCGGGGCCTTGGTCGCACGAAAGGTAGATTTTGCTCTAGCAGCAATGGGTAGTTGGTTTCAACTATTCAAATACTTCAGCTTCTCGATTTCCATTCAGTGGATCGGGATCACCACTCTGACTCCAAAACCCAA ATTGATTCCGGCCTGGAAGATCATATTCCTGATGTTCTCCGGACCAGTGTGGACTTTGGTAATAGTGACATACATATTTTATTCTACCTTTTTATATCTGCTACCAACTTCAATTGGCCGCAACTCAGCCCGTAATAAGAAGGGTATCACATGGAACTTGTTGAATGTATTTGCCGGTTTTCTGTTGCTACCATCTGTTTCCCGACGTAGCCGAGCTTCGGAAGTTATCGTTTCCATAACTCTGCACATATTTACGCTCATTGTCGGATATGTATACATAGGCCAAACCCACAGCATTCGAGCATTCCCGGTGTTCCAACCTCCGGTGGACACTGTTAAGGACTTGGCATTAAGCAATCTAAGATGGAATGCCCCACACGAAGTGTGGACCTACATGATTAGCCAATCTCAAGAT CCATACATGAAAATGATTCTGTCGGCATTTCACGTGGCCCCTATACCAGCCCTGAAGACTTTAGCTGACGAAGGCAACGAACCACTCTGTATGGCCGCGCTTCACAACGGAAATTTCATGGTAGGACCCTGGTTCACGGCTGATAATATTGAAAACTACCGAATGATGTCCGAGTACCTGTACTTTGAGTATGACACGGCATATGCCACCAAAACTTGGCCATTGCTGCCGAACTTTGATGATCTCACCGGTTGGATGCGCGATGTTTGTCTGTTCCAGTACGTGGAGTTGGTGGACGTTTTCCGCTATATGGACTACAGGGTGCAAACTTCCATCAAACATTCCAGAGATCGCCAAAAGAGTGAGCTTAAACCGTTTAAGGTTGGAGATATCGAGAGCGGTTTGATTATTATTGGAGTGGGTTACTTCATGGCCTTTGTTTCGTTTATCTTTGAGTttgtctttaaatattttgaaagaaaacgtCTAGTCAAAAGACTAGCCACAAAATGGAAAGCCC CGATACAAACCGCTTTGCCAATGACTGTCGTAAACTTTGATGATAAAAGTACCAACAGCACTTTGATTGATGCCATCAACTTGGGAAGTACTGTGTTTTTAACCGATGAAGGATCTGTACtcaattttcttgatttgttcATTCCGGCTCACGATGAATGTATGTTTCGAAACCCGGTGAAATACCTGATCGTTTCCATCGGATGCACTGGGTCTGTCCAAAAGCAGCTGCTCGACGATATCCAAAACCATCCCGCAATTCTAGAAATAGCGAATCTTCTACTTGTCGTCACTGTCGACGATTCCTTCGAACTGATAACGCACCGTTGGGTCGGTAATCCACCGGAATGTTTGGATTTCCTACTGCTGGATAAATACTTTCCAGAAAATGATTCATTTCTTAACGAAGCATACCTCTTTCCGAACAAATTTGATGACTTGATGGGTAAAACAATGAAGGTGGCAACGTTCTACTTGCTTCCGTGGGCAATGATGCGCAAGACGGACGACGGCATCGTGCAATATTTGAACCAAACGTACACGATCGACGGGTTGGACGGACACATTTTGGTTCAGTTCTGTCAGTGGTATAACTGCACATGGGATCTCTCGGTGG ACCAGTACTGGCAGTACGGACAGGTATTTGAGAATCACACCGGAAATGGAATGATTGGAGCTTTGGTTGAGCGCAAAGTGGACTTTGCAATCGGCGCTGTTGGTGGCTGGTTTcaactgtttaaatattttagtttttcaacACCAATTCAATGGATTGGAGTTACCAGCTTAGCTCCAAAACCCGA gcTGATTCCTTCTTGGACCATTATCTTTCTCATGTTCTCCAAACCCGTCTGGTTCGTTCTGATCGCTACCTTCATCCTTTGTTCGTTACTGTTGTACGTcataccaaaagttatgaaccCAAACGACCCAACAACTCAATCCAAAGATCTATCGCGGTGCTTCTTAAGCGTCCTTGCATCATTACTATTGTTACCAGCACCATTGCGAAGAAATCGACCATCCGATGTCATCTTTGTAGTCGCTTTGCTCAGCTTCTGCCTTCTTGTTGCATCGATCTACATAAGCAAGATTCATAGCATTCTGGCGTTTCCCATCTTCCAGCCGCCTATCGATACCATCTACGATCTAGCCGTCAGTGAAATCCCATGGAACGCACCTCACGAGGCTTGGATGTATGCCCTGGTGGGCACCGAAAAT CCCTACGTCAAGAAAATCCTGACCACCTTTCGCGTGGCACCGATTCCCGACCTGCACACCAAAGCCAACGAAGGCTCCGAGGCGCTAGTCATGGCCGAACTCAACTACGGTCACTACATGGTCGGGACCTGGGTCACCGCTCAGAACGTAGAAAACTACCGACTTATGACTGAGTTTATATACTTTGAGTACGACACCGGATACGCCACAAAAACGTGGCCGATGCTGGATCGGTTCGACTATTTGACCATGTGGATCCGGGATGCCTGTCTGTACCAGTACGTTGAGCTGAACGAAGTGTACAACTACATGGACTACTGGGTGG aaacttctattgcGCACTCCCGGGATCATCCGCCGAACGAGCTGAAGCCATTCGTGGTGGAGGACATCACGGGGGGACTCATAATTCTGGGCATAGGTTACCTTATTGCAGTTgtagtttttgttttggaaataatta cGTTTTGGAAGACAACG AATGAGGACGTGAAGTTTCACCATAACATGTCAGGGTGA
- the LOC120415938 gene encoding uncharacterized protein LOC120415938 → MDSSEIFLSNKAHLDNRVIKLATFEVIPFIQLIPRENGRSVLNNKTYFIDGLDGRLVEGFCEAYNCTWELTIKQDAQYGKVYENKTADGITGSLLNRQVDVAIGGIAGWYHLLPYFSFTSPMQPISVTCLTPQPRLLPSWTLAIRIYKTQVWILLLVTIVVIIVFTYVLLKLNNVLHNFLPIPFQVIGGLLLQPANLRVRSTSETIFSFSLIIFLFLVTNMYLAKAVSMRTNPAYAASIDTVDHLAASGLPWNAPHEAWKYSILSSEKPSIRKLLQTFRAPEVSKLAQIANEGDESLAIAFLAYGHYIIGNWINTDNVALYRLMQEDLYWEYELVWTTKTWPMYDALNEYIMRIVEANLQRYEELIVAQQYLNHRVQNVIAHSTDKVKVKRIVSKFQNIKGYLNLFLVGAIIACLVFAVEVLWEKKNDIFKWYKGR, encoded by the exons ATGGATAGcagtgaaatatttttatcgaacaaAGCACATCTGGATAATCGTGTGATAAAACTTGCAACATTTGAAGTAATTCCATTTATACAACTAATCCCACGGGAAAATGGACGATCAGTACTAaacaacaaaacatattttattgacgGTTTGGATGGTAGATTAGTCGAAGGATTTTGTGAAGCTTATAATTGTACTTGGGAACTTACTATAA AGCAAGATGCCCAGTACGGTAAAGTGTACGAAAATAAAACGGCCGATGGCATAACTGGATCGTTGTTAAATAGGCAGGTTGACGTTGCAATTGGAGGTATAGCAGGATGGTACCATCTTCTCCCGTATTTCAGTTTTACAAGTCCCATGCAACCGATTAGTGTGACCTGTTTAACGCCACAGCCAag GCTCTTACCATCCTGGACGCTTGCAATCCGGATTTATAAGACACAAGTTTGGATATTGCTACTGGTTACTATTGTCGTCATCATAGTTTTTACTTACGTGCTACTGAAACTCAACAATGTACTGCATAATTTTCTTCCCATTCCATTTCAAGTTATTGGAGGACTTTTGCTGCAACCGGCAAATCTTCGTGTTCGGTCAACTTCCGAAACGATATTTTCCTTTTCGCTCATCATCTTTCTGTTCCTTGTAACAAACATGTACCTGGCAAAAGCCGTCAGTATGAGGACCAACCCTGCGTATGCTGCATCCATCGACACCGTTGACCATTTGGCGGCCAGTGGATTACCCTGGAATGCCCCTCACGAGGCCTGGAAATATTCAATTCTTTCATCCGAGAAG CCTTCCATACGGAAACTTTTGCAAACTTTTCGTGCCCCAGAGGTTTCCAAACTTGCGCAAATTGCCAACGAAGGCGATGAAAGTCTTGCTATAGCTTTCCTTGCCTACGGACACTACATAATTGGTAACTGGATAAACACTGACAACGTTGCCCTGTATCGATTGATGCAAGAGGACCTGTACTGGGAGTACGAACTAGTCTGGACAACCAAAACATGGCCCATGTACGACGCGTTGAATGAGTACATCATGCGCATTGTAGAGGCAAACTTGCAACGTTACGAGGAGTTGATAGTAGCTCAGCAGTATCTGAACCACCGCGTTCAAAACGTTATCGCTCATTCAACCGATAAGGTAAAAGTAAAACGAATAGTATCAAAGTTTCAGAACATAAAAGGATACCTGAATCTCTTTTTGGTAGGTGCTATTATAGCATGTTTAGTGTTTGCTGTTGAAGTTCTTTGGGAGAAAAAGAATGATATTTTCAAATGGTATAAGGGAAGATAA